The DNA segment ACATCCTATATACTTCTACCATCATTGTTCTTTTTTGGTTAATACATATGCTCTTGATGTTAGACCGACAAAAATGATACTCTAATTTACTTCGCCACCgtcattatatttaaaatatcctTTGTGGTTttctttcttatattatataaaaaaaatatttagcttCACTAATGTTACATCATTTTCCTTGCGGACGCACTCGCATAATGAATATTCTCTTCGAATAAATATCGCGGCCTTGTTTTTGTGGGGGATATATGAGAATGAGATGTTTGTTTGGGTGTGAACAAAGTGctcgtaatttttttttctcgtctAGATGTTCATATACTAGTGCTTTTGTGGCCTCACGTCACATCTACAATATATGGATCGTTAATTATCCGAAAAAGAAATATGACTATCAAATTGTTGCACTGGGAACTTTCATTATGTTACATTATGATTCACAAGATCTTCTACTTGAGAACATCGTGAAGACTTGCCTCTTTTTTACTACCTACATAATCTTTACAGGAAAAATATATTTGGTCCCTAGTTTTCAAAAACTTTATCCAAGATAACTTTAATTTACTAGATTATATAcggtaaataaatataatttacatgaGTATATACGGTAAATAAATAGGATAAAATCCTTCGTAACCAGCCTGTTTCAAATCCATTAAACTTATCATTTGGGCTTTCAGTTTGTACTTGTCGGTGAAACTATACACTGATACACAAAATCACAAATCTTTGAATAATTAAGACTACAactccaaaagaaaaaagaaacaaactaaTCGGCatctttagcaaaaaaaaaataaaaaaaataatctgcATGCATGGCTGCATGCATCAAATAGAAGTTAGAACCGGATCAAATCGGATCTGATTAACCATCAAAACATCCTTACAtatattgcttttttttttattaaactacaaTTGCATTGCAATAAAAGAGTTCAGCCTCCATTCGAGGGGGAAGAGTTTACAGATACGAGAGCTGATTTTGCCGCTAAATCAGCCTCAACATTACATAAACGAGAAATGTGTAAAAACGAGCAAGTCTTCATTCTGCTGCTAAAGTGATAAACGTCGGACATCCTTACATAAATTGCTAAGAAATGATAAATGAAATAAACTCACAACAGCTAAAAACCAAACCTCCGGTCAACATACGCACGTATGTGACAAtctttataacttttattttgttcaatctttataactaaaatataatattcaaacACAAAGTAGTAAGTTATCTCCACATGTCTTGTGATGCGATGAACAAGACCTTAAAGGTATAAACTATCCCTGACTCGTTCAGTGCTCACGACTCGACAATACCTCTTTTGGACAAAGACACGTTCTAAAAACCCGATTCAAAGGTTTCAATCATGCTACTGCAAACAACCAAAAGAAACATATAAATCTATCAGTTTAACATCATTGGGACCATTAGATGGAGAAAAAGCGTGGTCCATGACATTGATATTCATATCATTTACACGTAAGACTTGCGATATCAAAATGTGTTTCATCCTCCAGTATCCATCAAGGATCAATCTCGAATTAGCAAAGTACTAAGAACTAAATCCCACCTAAAAAGAACAACTAAACTAATATACATCATATTATACTTTATTTACTCTTAACAATGTGTCTTTTCTCTATCTAGTTTGAATGGGATTTTCTAGTGGGTGTTCAAAAAGTGTATATAAATAATGGTTTGGTATTGGTAAGATTATCTTTAAAACGTGGATTTTAAAACGTACTTTTACAGGTTATGACACAATAGTGAACGTTATCATTATTGGTAAAACATTCTGTAGATTCATATTCTCCTACTATCATAATTGTTATTTTGTCTGCAATATGATAAGATTCGTACAGAACGTAACTACTTCATTCGACATATTAAAGCGCTCATGATAGTActctatataattaaaatacaagTAGATCGGTATTTTAACATAGCCAGAGAAAAAGTATCTTAAAAAGGTAGATCCATTTACAAGACAAGAAGACACAAACCCAAAAGTAGGAGATATTGCCTCTTCCCACTACTTTAACACCAACACTAacgaaaacaaaactaaaaagaccTTACAAGAGATCTTAAAAGAGTTTTAAGAGATCAACTCCTAATATGACATCAAGGTTAATAAAAACTATTATCAAAAGTTTAAAAAGACTTTAAAATTCCCTAGGGTCCACAAAAATAGAAGCGCCGGGTGGCGATTTGGTCCAATCACCAAGAGCGCCGTCAATGTAGTCATCTCCAAGTCGTTTAATGCACCAAAGATCCTCTTGGCACGATAACACTTTCCAGTGTGGTATCCCTCGCTGCAGCGGCTCTTCTCCGGCGACTTCCGTCGCCAAAACGCCGCAACCTCCTCTCTTGGCCAGATTGTGCGCGTGTCCGCACAGAGACTTCACCATCTTTGCCGCACGTGGACCTTCCCCTCCAATCCCGTACATGAAATGAAGCCCAAACGGTTTAAAAACCGGAGGTATCGAAGGGAGTTTCAAAAACGGCAGCGTTTTATCAACCACGCGAGTCGTTTTAGCCACCACACGCCTCCACAGCGACGCACCACGAACCTCTAACCGGAACGAGTCTTTGCAGTTCCAAACGCTTAAAACAGCCCATGACTCGGGCGGGTACTCGAGGAACTTAGCCGAACCGGGCCATGATCCAGACCCGGATCCGTAACAGCTGCCACGTGGCACCGCGACGAAAGTCCCCAGAGAGAGTTTGTTATTCAGCACCGAATCAATATCACGCGGGAAAAACTCTGTTCGCCAATTGTCATGCTCACGGGTTCGACGCCAAGCGGAGGCGAACTACCCATTCTGTCATCAAATGCGGTACTGGGTGTTGGGCCTTGTCCCCAGCCCAGGTAAAGCCCTCCCGGGTGAAGTGGACCGCTGCCTAACCGGGCCCAGGGGAATGACCCACGTAAGTGGGGAACCcctggattatcaaaaaaaaaaaaaaaaaaaaaaaaactctgttgTGCTGAACCGGAGTCGGTACAACGACTCTGCATCGACCGGGTCCAATTTAATGACTGTGACACGACGCGAGACGTTTACTTTGTGAGCGTAAACCGGATTGACCAAAATCGACGGTTTACGAAACTCGGAGTAACCGCATTTTCCGGTGAAGAGGTTAACCGAAGCTTGGTTCTCGTTTTCAGTCGCTATATACGAATACTCTGCACCGTTCTGCATGAACCATGCTTCCATCATCTTCACGAGCTTGAACCCTATCCCTTGCCGCCTGCATAATTAACGA comes from the Brassica rapa cultivar Chiifu-401-42 chromosome A01, CAAS_Brap_v3.01, whole genome shotgun sequence genome and includes:
- the LOC103858747 gene encoding probable N-acetyltransferase HLS1, yielding MTVVREYDPSRDLAGVEDVERRCEVGPSGKLSLFTDLLGDPISRIRHSPSFLMLVAETGTEEKEIVGMIRGCIKTVTCGKKLDLNHKSQNDTVKPLYTKLAYVLGLRVSPSHRRQGIGFKLVKMMEAWFMQNGAEYSYIATENENQASVNLFTGKCGYSEFRKPSILVNPVYAHKVNVSRRVTVIKLDPVDAESLYRLRFSTTEFFPRDIDSVLNNKLSLGTFVAVPRGSCYGSGSGSWPGSAKFLEYPPESWAVLSVWNCKDSFRLEVRGASLWRRVVAKTTRVVDKTLPFLKLPSIPPVFKPFGLHFMYGIGGEGPRAAKMVKSLCGHAHNLAKRGGCGVLATEVAGEEPLQRGIPHWKVLSCQEDLWCIKRLGDDYIDGALGDWTKSPPGASIFVDPREF